The following coding sequences lie in one Cucurbita pepo subsp. pepo cultivar mu-cu-16 chromosome LG13, ASM280686v2, whole genome shotgun sequence genomic window:
- the LOC111808154 gene encoding phosphoribosylaminoimidazole carboxylase, chloroplastic-like isoform X1 yields the protein MLSSSSMASPSRPNYVLVSDIIRTPSLSSQRIKALSWFVDSNIIPSYSFPSLLKMAKQPQRKNHTLHCSASLHSTETLPRKDEIAVHGVSEKIVGVLGGGQLGRMLCQAASKLSIKIAILDPLVNCPASSLAYYHMVGDFDDSNTVQEFAKRCEVLTVEIEHVDVATLEILEEQGIDCQPRASTIRIIQDKYLQKVHFSQHGIPLPEFMQIEDLEGAKKAGDIFGYPLMIKSKRFAYDGRGNAVAKSVEELSSAIFALGGFERGLYVEKWAPFVKELSVIIARGRDNSMACYPVVETIHKENICHIVKAPASVSWEIKKLATDVAFKAVSSLEGAGIFAVELFVTEDGQILLNEVAPRPHNSGHHTIESCKTSQYEQHLRAVLGLPLGDPSMITPAAIMYNILGEDEGEPGFYLAHQLMQRALSISGAFVHWYNKSEMRKQRKMGHITIVGRSMSVIENLLSFTLDEASEKPAVERRVGIIMGSDSDFPVMRDAAKVLDTFGVPYEIKIVSAHRTPAWMFSYASSAQERGIQVIIAGAGGAAHLPGMVASLTPLPVIGVPVRASTLDGLDSLLSIVQMPRGVPVATVAINNATNAGLLALRMLGVADTDLLSRMSQFQEDTKKSVLSKAENLEKGGWDV from the exons ATGCTTTCAAGTTCCTCGATGGCTTCACCTAGCCGCCCAAATTATGTATTAGTTTCGGATATTATACGTACACCCTCTCTATCTTCGCAAAGGATTAAAGCTCTAAGCTGGTTTGTTGATTCAAACATCATCCCATCTTATAGTTTCCCTTCACTGCTAAAAATGGCCAAACAACCACAGCGCAAGAATCACACCCTACACTGCTCCGCATCACTTCATTCTACTGAGACTCTTCCCCG GAAAGATGAAATTGCTGTTCATGGAGTTTCTGAAAAAATTGTTGGTGTCCTAGGAGGGGGCCAACTGGGTCGTATGCTTTGTCAAGCAGCCTCCAAATTGTCCATCAAAATCGCAATTCTCGACCCACTTGTTAACTGCCCTGCTAGTTCGTTAGCTTACTATCACATGGTTGGTGACTTTGATGATAGTAATACTGTCCAAGAATTTGCTAAGAG ATGTGAAGTCTTAACAGTTGAAATTGAACACGTTGATGTGGCCACACTAGAGATTCTCGAGGAGCAAGGAATTGATTGTCAACCGAGAGCATCTACCATCCGTATAATTCAG GACAAATATCTccaaaaagttcatttttctcaGCATGGAATTCCATTGCCCGAGTTTATGCAG ATCGAAGATCTTGAAGGTGCAAAGAAAGCAGGTGATATATTTGGTTATCCTCTCATGATTAAGAGCAAAAGATTTGCTTATGATGGACGAGGAAATGCTGTTGCGAAAAGTGTGGAGGAGCTTTCTTCTGCCATTTTTG CTCTGGGTGGATTTGAGCGTGGCTTATATGTCGAGAAGTGGGCACCTTTCGTGAAG GAACTGTCAGTTATTATTGCAAGAGGTAGAGACAACTCCATGGCATGCTATCCTGTTGTTGAAACTATTCACAA AGAAAATATTTGTCACATCGTCAAAGCTCCAGCTAGTGTGTCATGGGAGATCAAGAAACTTGCAACCGATGTTGCATTCAAAGCTGTTAGCTCTCTGGAAGGTGCTGGCATTTTTGCTGTAGAGTTGTTTGTGACAGAAGATGGTCAG ATTTTACTGAATGAAGTGGCACCTAGACCTCATAATAGTGGTCATCACACAATTGAGTCTTGCAAGACCTCTCAATATGAGCAGCATTTGCGGGCAGTCCTTGGTCTTCCCCTAGGCGATCCATCAATGATAACTCCAGCTGCTATTATGTATAATATTCTAGGTGAAGATGAg GGGGAACCTGGTTTTTATTTAGCTCATCAACTGATGCAAAGGGCATTGAGTATATCTGGAGCTTTTGTTCATTGGTATAATAAATCGG AAATGAGAAAGCAAAGAAAGATGGGTCACATCACGATTGTTGGCCGGTCTATGAGTGTTATTGAAAACTTACTATCATTCACGCTTGATGAAGCTTCTGAAAAACCTGCAG TTGAACGCCGTGTTGGAATCATAATGGGCTCGGATTCAGATTTTCCTGTAATGAGAGATGCTGCAAAGGTCCTTGACACATTTGGTGTGCCTTACGag ATAAAGATAGTTTCTGCACATCGAACCCCTGCTTGGATGTTTTCTTATGCCTCATCTGCTCAGGAGAGAGGGATCCAGGTTATCATTGCTGGTGCTGGGGGTGCAGCCCATTTACCAG GTATGGTTGCCTCACTTACGCCGTTGCCTGTTATTGGTGTCCCTGTGCGTGCTTCGACATTGGATGGACTTGATTCACTTCTGTCAATTGTGCAG ATGCCGAGGGGAGTTCCGGTGGCTACTGTTGCAATCAATAACGCAACCAATGCTGGTTTGCTGGCATTAAGGATGTTGGGGGTGGCAGACACGGATCTACTCTCAAG GATGAGCCAATTTCAAGAAGACACCAAGAAAAGTGTATTGAGCAAGGCAGAAAACTTGGAAAAAGGTGGTTGGGATGTGTAG
- the LOC111808154 gene encoding phosphoribosylaminoimidazole carboxylase, chloroplastic-like isoform X2, giving the protein MIVILSKNLLRVRCEVLTVEIEHVDVATLEILEEQGIDCQPRASTIRIIQDKYLQKVHFSQHGIPLPEFMQIEDLEGAKKAGDIFGYPLMIKSKRFAYDGRGNAVAKSVEELSSAIFALGGFERGLYVEKWAPFVKELSVIIARGRDNSMACYPVVETIHKENICHIVKAPASVSWEIKKLATDVAFKAVSSLEGAGIFAVELFVTEDGQILLNEVAPRPHNSGHHTIESCKTSQYEQHLRAVLGLPLGDPSMITPAAIMYNILGEDEGEPGFYLAHQLMQRALSISGAFVHWYNKSEMRKQRKMGHITIVGRSMSVIENLLSFTLDEASEKPAVERRVGIIMGSDSDFPVMRDAAKVLDTFGVPYEIKIVSAHRTPAWMFSYASSAQERGIQVIIAGAGGAAHLPGMVASLTPLPVIGVPVRASTLDGLDSLLSIVQMPRGVPVATVAINNATNAGLLALRMLGVADTDLLSRMSQFQEDTKKSVLSKAENLEKGGWDV; this is encoded by the exons ATGATAGTAATACTGTCCAAGAATTTGCTAAGAG TTAGATGTGAAGTCTTAACAGTTGAAATTGAACACGTTGATGTGGCCACACTAGAGATTCTCGAGGAGCAAGGAATTGATTGTCAACCGAGAGCATCTACCATCCGTATAATTCAG GACAAATATCTccaaaaagttcatttttctcaGCATGGAATTCCATTGCCCGAGTTTATGCAG ATCGAAGATCTTGAAGGTGCAAAGAAAGCAGGTGATATATTTGGTTATCCTCTCATGATTAAGAGCAAAAGATTTGCTTATGATGGACGAGGAAATGCTGTTGCGAAAAGTGTGGAGGAGCTTTCTTCTGCCATTTTTG CTCTGGGTGGATTTGAGCGTGGCTTATATGTCGAGAAGTGGGCACCTTTCGTGAAG GAACTGTCAGTTATTATTGCAAGAGGTAGAGACAACTCCATGGCATGCTATCCTGTTGTTGAAACTATTCACAA AGAAAATATTTGTCACATCGTCAAAGCTCCAGCTAGTGTGTCATGGGAGATCAAGAAACTTGCAACCGATGTTGCATTCAAAGCTGTTAGCTCTCTGGAAGGTGCTGGCATTTTTGCTGTAGAGTTGTTTGTGACAGAAGATGGTCAG ATTTTACTGAATGAAGTGGCACCTAGACCTCATAATAGTGGTCATCACACAATTGAGTCTTGCAAGACCTCTCAATATGAGCAGCATTTGCGGGCAGTCCTTGGTCTTCCCCTAGGCGATCCATCAATGATAACTCCAGCTGCTATTATGTATAATATTCTAGGTGAAGATGAg GGGGAACCTGGTTTTTATTTAGCTCATCAACTGATGCAAAGGGCATTGAGTATATCTGGAGCTTTTGTTCATTGGTATAATAAATCGG AAATGAGAAAGCAAAGAAAGATGGGTCACATCACGATTGTTGGCCGGTCTATGAGTGTTATTGAAAACTTACTATCATTCACGCTTGATGAAGCTTCTGAAAAACCTGCAG TTGAACGCCGTGTTGGAATCATAATGGGCTCGGATTCAGATTTTCCTGTAATGAGAGATGCTGCAAAGGTCCTTGACACATTTGGTGTGCCTTACGag ATAAAGATAGTTTCTGCACATCGAACCCCTGCTTGGATGTTTTCTTATGCCTCATCTGCTCAGGAGAGAGGGATCCAGGTTATCATTGCTGGTGCTGGGGGTGCAGCCCATTTACCAG GTATGGTTGCCTCACTTACGCCGTTGCCTGTTATTGGTGTCCCTGTGCGTGCTTCGACATTGGATGGACTTGATTCACTTCTGTCAATTGTGCAG ATGCCGAGGGGAGTTCCGGTGGCTACTGTTGCAATCAATAACGCAACCAATGCTGGTTTGCTGGCATTAAGGATGTTGGGGGTGGCAGACACGGATCTACTCTCAAG GATGAGCCAATTTCAAGAAGACACCAAGAAAAGTGTATTGAGCAAGGCAGAAAACTTGGAAAAAGGTGGTTGGGATGTGTAG
- the LOC111808154 gene encoding phosphoribosylaminoimidazole carboxylase, chloroplastic-like isoform X3 — MQIEDLEGAKKAGDIFGYPLMIKSKRFAYDGRGNAVAKSVEELSSAIFALGGFERGLYVEKWAPFVKELSVIIARGRDNSMACYPVVETIHKENICHIVKAPASVSWEIKKLATDVAFKAVSSLEGAGIFAVELFVTEDGQILLNEVAPRPHNSGHHTIESCKTSQYEQHLRAVLGLPLGDPSMITPAAIMYNILGEDEGEPGFYLAHQLMQRALSISGAFVHWYNKSEMRKQRKMGHITIVGRSMSVIENLLSFTLDEASEKPAVERRVGIIMGSDSDFPVMRDAAKVLDTFGVPYEIKIVSAHRTPAWMFSYASSAQERGIQVIIAGAGGAAHLPGMVASLTPLPVIGVPVRASTLDGLDSLLSIVQMPRGVPVATVAINNATNAGLLALRMLGVADTDLLSRMSQFQEDTKKSVLSKAENLEKGGWDV; from the exons ATGCAG ATCGAAGATCTTGAAGGTGCAAAGAAAGCAGGTGATATATTTGGTTATCCTCTCATGATTAAGAGCAAAAGATTTGCTTATGATGGACGAGGAAATGCTGTTGCGAAAAGTGTGGAGGAGCTTTCTTCTGCCATTTTTG CTCTGGGTGGATTTGAGCGTGGCTTATATGTCGAGAAGTGGGCACCTTTCGTGAAG GAACTGTCAGTTATTATTGCAAGAGGTAGAGACAACTCCATGGCATGCTATCCTGTTGTTGAAACTATTCACAA AGAAAATATTTGTCACATCGTCAAAGCTCCAGCTAGTGTGTCATGGGAGATCAAGAAACTTGCAACCGATGTTGCATTCAAAGCTGTTAGCTCTCTGGAAGGTGCTGGCATTTTTGCTGTAGAGTTGTTTGTGACAGAAGATGGTCAG ATTTTACTGAATGAAGTGGCACCTAGACCTCATAATAGTGGTCATCACACAATTGAGTCTTGCAAGACCTCTCAATATGAGCAGCATTTGCGGGCAGTCCTTGGTCTTCCCCTAGGCGATCCATCAATGATAACTCCAGCTGCTATTATGTATAATATTCTAGGTGAAGATGAg GGGGAACCTGGTTTTTATTTAGCTCATCAACTGATGCAAAGGGCATTGAGTATATCTGGAGCTTTTGTTCATTGGTATAATAAATCGG AAATGAGAAAGCAAAGAAAGATGGGTCACATCACGATTGTTGGCCGGTCTATGAGTGTTATTGAAAACTTACTATCATTCACGCTTGATGAAGCTTCTGAAAAACCTGCAG TTGAACGCCGTGTTGGAATCATAATGGGCTCGGATTCAGATTTTCCTGTAATGAGAGATGCTGCAAAGGTCCTTGACACATTTGGTGTGCCTTACGag ATAAAGATAGTTTCTGCACATCGAACCCCTGCTTGGATGTTTTCTTATGCCTCATCTGCTCAGGAGAGAGGGATCCAGGTTATCATTGCTGGTGCTGGGGGTGCAGCCCATTTACCAG GTATGGTTGCCTCACTTACGCCGTTGCCTGTTATTGGTGTCCCTGTGCGTGCTTCGACATTGGATGGACTTGATTCACTTCTGTCAATTGTGCAG ATGCCGAGGGGAGTTCCGGTGGCTACTGTTGCAATCAATAACGCAACCAATGCTGGTTTGCTGGCATTAAGGATGTTGGGGGTGGCAGACACGGATCTACTCTCAAG GATGAGCCAATTTCAAGAAGACACCAAGAAAAGTGTATTGAGCAAGGCAGAAAACTTGGAAAAAGGTGGTTGGGATGTGTAG
- the LOC111808153 gene encoding phospholipase SGR2-like isoform X1 produces MDVNSSKNMGDDDMLISAAIGSSVVPEASPDSLKNTPSNIAKLEDVIEHCVGRQKYLAQTRSPSDGGDVRWYFCKVPLLGNEVAASVPKTEIVGKGDYLRFGMRDSLAIEASFLQREEELLSIWWKEYAECSEGPKERAGSSLKVDKQRNESASEVAKLVKLYDIEEERVGVPVKGGLYEVDLVKRHCFPVYWNAENRRVMRGHWFARKGGLDWLPLREDVGEQLEIAYRSQVWHRRTFQPSGLFASRVDLQGSTPGLHALFTGEDDTWEAWLNVDTSGFSSVISLGGNGIKLRRGYSPSNSPKPTQDDLRQQREEEMDDYCSQVPVRHLVFMVHGIGQRLEKSNLVDDVGNFRHITSSLGERHLTLHQRSTQRVLFIPCQWRKGLKLSGEAAVEKITLDGVKGLRVMLGATAHDVLYYMSPIYCQDIINSVSNQLNRLYMKFLRRNPGYDGKVSIYGHSLGSVLSYDILCHQKNLSSPFPMDWMYGEHARSEGFSGVDDQSSAQNSSCNTENNCSTAVYGCADIVQLAKEDGERNMHLEDPSIVVDPVPSHSSDLIIKHEKACGEADYDSSKRLPQTSDDLEELNKNENCDLEVPSLNRIGELQFENSKDEDEIIKSLKEEVDYLKKKLAELELMSANRDTDGVLNEGNKKSLIGMPKEPLLEELPPDQDDDSMSFTPQIKYKKLAFKVDTFFAVGSPLGVFLALRNIRIGIGKGQEYWGEENIKEEMPACRQMFNIFHPFDPVAYRVEPLVCKEYMLERPVIIPFHRGGRRLHIGFREFTDNLALRSQAMKDNLHTLGVKVLTICQSRKADGVQEGAEDFQGGELKSYGVAMMERLTGSEGGRVDHMLQDKTFEHPYLQAIKSHTNYWRDHDTALFILKHLYRDIPEDPDTPPEYTEPDSKDCWYNQRESIEEELSLTFSDEAVVRSFSRKVKKMMKNQR; encoded by the exons ATGGATGTAAATAGTTCGAAAAATATGGGTGACGATGACATGTTGATTTCGGCAGCTATAGGTTCTTCTGTCGTTCCAGAAGCGTCCCCTGATTCTCTAAAAAACACGCCATCTAACATTGCGAAATTGGAGGATGTAATCGAGCATTGCGTAGGTAGGCAGAAGTATCTTGCACAGACAAGGAGTCCTTCCGACGGCGGCGATGTCCGTTGGTATTTCTGTAAAGTACCTTTGCTTGGTAATG AGGTAGCTGCATCAGTTCCTAAGACTGAAATAGTAGGGAAGGGTGACTATCTTCGATTTGGCATGAGGGACTCTCTCGCAATAGAAGCATCTTTCTTGCAG AGAGAGGAAGAACTACTTTCTATTTGGTGGAAAGAGTATGCAGAATGTAGTGAAGGGCCAAAAGAAAGAGCTGGTTCTAGTCTGAAGGTTGATAAACAAAGAAACGAATCTGCTTCGGAGGTCGCTAAATTAGTCAAGTTGTATGACATCGAAGAAGAGCGAGTTGGTGTCCCTGTCAAAGGAGGACTCTATGAG GTAGATTTAGTGAAGAGGCATTGTTTTCCTGTATATTGGAATGCAGAAAATCGCCGTGTGATGAGAGGTCATTGGTTTGCTCGTAAAGGAGGACTTGATTGGCTTCCACTGCGGGAGGATGTTGGTGAACAGTTAGAAATTGCCTATCGTAGTCag GTGTGGCACCGGAGAACATTTCAGCCATCTGGACTTTTTGCATCTCGAGTTGATTTACAAGGATCTACCCCA GGACTTCATGCTCTTTTCACTGGGGAAGATGATACTTGGGAGGCTTGGCTGAATGTTGATACTTCTGGTTTTTCTAGCGTGATTAGTTTGGGTGGAAATGGTATTAAGTTAAGGCGTGGCTATTCCCCATCTAATTCTCCTAAACCTACTCAG GACGATTTGCGTCAGCagagggaagaagaaatggacGATTACTGTTCACAG GTTCCTGTTCGACACCTTGTGTTTATGGTTCATGGTATTGGTCAAAGGTTGGAGAAATCTAATCTAGTTGATGATGTTGGGAACTTTCGGCATATTACATCTAGTCTTGGAGAGCGGCACCTCACTTTACACCAACGTAGCACTCAAAGAGTCCTCTTTATCCCATGCCAG tggagGAAGGGTCTGAAGCTTAGTGGCGAGGCTGCTGTTGAAAAAATTACTTTAGATGGAGTGAAGGGTTTGCGTGTCATGTTGGGTGCGACAGCTCATGATGTTTTATATTACATGAGTCCCATATATTGTCAAGACATCATCAACTCG GTATCTAACCAATTAAACCGACTTTATATGAAATTTCTTAGAAGGAATCCAGGATATGATGGAAAG GTTTCCATATATGGACATTCTTTGGGAAGTGTCCTTTCATATGATATCCTCTGCCACCAGAAGAATTTGTCATCTCCTTTTCCAATGGATTGGATGTATGGGGAACATGCTAGAAGTGAAGGGTTCTCGGGGGTGGATGATCAATCCTCTGCACAGAACTCTTCCTGCAATACGGAGAATAATTGTTCTACTGCAGTTTATGGATGTGCAGACATTGTACAACTTGCTAAAGAGGATGGTGAGAGGAATATGCATTTGGAAGATCCTTCAATAGTTGTGGATCCTGTGCCATCGCATTCATCTGATCTCATTATTAAACATGAAAAGGCTTGTGGGGAAGCTGATTACGATTCCAGCAAAAGGCTTCCTCAAACAAGTGATGATCTGGAggagttaaataaaaatgaaaattgcgACTTAGAGGTTCCCAGTCTAAATAGAATTGGCGAACTACAATTTGAGAATTcaaaagatgaagatgaaataATCAAATCCCTGAAAGAAGAG GTCGATtatcttaaaaagaaattggcAGAACTTGAATTGATGTCTGCTAATAGGGATACAGATGGAGTATTGAATGAAG GAAATAAGAAAAGTTTAATAGGTATGCCCAAGGAACCCCTGTTAGAAGAGTTGCCTCCCGATCAAGATGATGATTCAATGAGTTTTACTCCTCAGATAAAGTACAAAAAGCTTGCATTTAAG GTTGATACATTTTTTGCTGTTGGATCTCCTCTTGGCGTTTTTCTTGCACTTCGTAATATCCGTATTGGAATTG GAAAAGGGCAAGAATATTGGggtgaagaaaatataaaagaagaaatgccAGCTTGCCGTCAAAtgtttaacatttttcatCCATTTGATCCGGTCGCATACAG aGTAGAGCCACTTGTTTGCAAGGAGTACATGCTTGAACGACCTGTTATTATACCATTCCATAGAGGTGGAAGGAGGTTGCATATTGGATTTCGG GAATTTACTGATAACTTGGCTCTTCGTTCTCAGGCAATGAAGGACAATCTACACACTCTGGGG GTTAAAGTACTCACAATTTGCCAGTCTAGAAAAGCAGATGGTGTACAAG AAGGAGCTGAGGATTTTCAAGGAGGAGAACTGAAGTCTTATGGTGTTGCAATGATGGAGAGATTGACAGGAAGTGAAGGAGGGCGGGTTGATCACATGCTTCAA GATAAAACTTTTGAGCATCCATATCTGCAAGCCATTAAGTCCCATAC AAACTACTGGAGGGATCATGACACTGCTCTTTTCATATTGAAACACTTGTATCGGGATATACCTGAAGATCCCGATACGCCCCCAGAATATACTGAACCCGATTCAAAAGATTGCTGGTACAATCAAAGAGAGAGTATTGAAGAGGAGCTTTCATTAACATTTTCCGATGAGGCTGTGGTAAGGAGCTTCTCAAGGAAagtgaagaaaatgatgaaaaatcaaagataG
- the LOC111808153 gene encoding phospholipase SGR2-like isoform X2: MDVNSSKNMGDDDMLISAAIGSSVVPEASPDSLKNTPSNIAKLEDVIEHCVGRQKYLAQTRSPSDGGDVRWYFCKVPLLGNEVAASVPKTEIVGKGDYLRFGMRDSLAIEASFLQREEELLSIWWKEYAECSEGPKERAGSSLKVDKQRNESASEVAKLVKLYDIEEERVGVPVKGGLYEVDLVKRHCFPVYWNAENRRVMRGHWFARKGGLDWLPLREDVGEQLEIAYRSQVWHRRTFQPSGLFASRVDLQGSTPGLHALFTGEDDTWEAWLNVDTSGFSSVISLGGNGIKLRRGYSPSNSPKPTQDDLRQQREEEMDDYCSQVPVRHLVFMVHGIGQRLEKSNLVDDVGNFRHITSSLGERHLTLHQRSTQRVLFIPCQWRKGLKLSGEAAVEKITLDGVKGLRVMLGATAHDVLYYMSPIYCQDIINSVSNQLNRLYMKFLRRNPGYDGKVSIYGHSLGSVLSYDILCHQKNLSSPFPMDWMYGEHARSEGFSGVDDQSSAQNSSCNTENNCSTAVYGCADIVQLAKEDGERNMHLEDPSIVVDPVPSHSSDLIIKHEKACGEADYDSSKRLPQTSDDLEELNKNENCDLEVPSLNRIGELQFENSKDEDEIIKSLKEEVDYLKKKLAELELMSANRDTDGVLNEGMPKEPLLEELPPDQDDDSMSFTPQIKYKKLAFKVDTFFAVGSPLGVFLALRNIRIGIGKGQEYWGEENIKEEMPACRQMFNIFHPFDPVAYRVEPLVCKEYMLERPVIIPFHRGGRRLHIGFREFTDNLALRSQAMKDNLHTLGVKVLTICQSRKADGVQEGAEDFQGGELKSYGVAMMERLTGSEGGRVDHMLQDKTFEHPYLQAIKSHTNYWRDHDTALFILKHLYRDIPEDPDTPPEYTEPDSKDCWYNQRESIEEELSLTFSDEAVVRSFSRKVKKMMKNQR; the protein is encoded by the exons ATGGATGTAAATAGTTCGAAAAATATGGGTGACGATGACATGTTGATTTCGGCAGCTATAGGTTCTTCTGTCGTTCCAGAAGCGTCCCCTGATTCTCTAAAAAACACGCCATCTAACATTGCGAAATTGGAGGATGTAATCGAGCATTGCGTAGGTAGGCAGAAGTATCTTGCACAGACAAGGAGTCCTTCCGACGGCGGCGATGTCCGTTGGTATTTCTGTAAAGTACCTTTGCTTGGTAATG AGGTAGCTGCATCAGTTCCTAAGACTGAAATAGTAGGGAAGGGTGACTATCTTCGATTTGGCATGAGGGACTCTCTCGCAATAGAAGCATCTTTCTTGCAG AGAGAGGAAGAACTACTTTCTATTTGGTGGAAAGAGTATGCAGAATGTAGTGAAGGGCCAAAAGAAAGAGCTGGTTCTAGTCTGAAGGTTGATAAACAAAGAAACGAATCTGCTTCGGAGGTCGCTAAATTAGTCAAGTTGTATGACATCGAAGAAGAGCGAGTTGGTGTCCCTGTCAAAGGAGGACTCTATGAG GTAGATTTAGTGAAGAGGCATTGTTTTCCTGTATATTGGAATGCAGAAAATCGCCGTGTGATGAGAGGTCATTGGTTTGCTCGTAAAGGAGGACTTGATTGGCTTCCACTGCGGGAGGATGTTGGTGAACAGTTAGAAATTGCCTATCGTAGTCag GTGTGGCACCGGAGAACATTTCAGCCATCTGGACTTTTTGCATCTCGAGTTGATTTACAAGGATCTACCCCA GGACTTCATGCTCTTTTCACTGGGGAAGATGATACTTGGGAGGCTTGGCTGAATGTTGATACTTCTGGTTTTTCTAGCGTGATTAGTTTGGGTGGAAATGGTATTAAGTTAAGGCGTGGCTATTCCCCATCTAATTCTCCTAAACCTACTCAG GACGATTTGCGTCAGCagagggaagaagaaatggacGATTACTGTTCACAG GTTCCTGTTCGACACCTTGTGTTTATGGTTCATGGTATTGGTCAAAGGTTGGAGAAATCTAATCTAGTTGATGATGTTGGGAACTTTCGGCATATTACATCTAGTCTTGGAGAGCGGCACCTCACTTTACACCAACGTAGCACTCAAAGAGTCCTCTTTATCCCATGCCAG tggagGAAGGGTCTGAAGCTTAGTGGCGAGGCTGCTGTTGAAAAAATTACTTTAGATGGAGTGAAGGGTTTGCGTGTCATGTTGGGTGCGACAGCTCATGATGTTTTATATTACATGAGTCCCATATATTGTCAAGACATCATCAACTCG GTATCTAACCAATTAAACCGACTTTATATGAAATTTCTTAGAAGGAATCCAGGATATGATGGAAAG GTTTCCATATATGGACATTCTTTGGGAAGTGTCCTTTCATATGATATCCTCTGCCACCAGAAGAATTTGTCATCTCCTTTTCCAATGGATTGGATGTATGGGGAACATGCTAGAAGTGAAGGGTTCTCGGGGGTGGATGATCAATCCTCTGCACAGAACTCTTCCTGCAATACGGAGAATAATTGTTCTACTGCAGTTTATGGATGTGCAGACATTGTACAACTTGCTAAAGAGGATGGTGAGAGGAATATGCATTTGGAAGATCCTTCAATAGTTGTGGATCCTGTGCCATCGCATTCATCTGATCTCATTATTAAACATGAAAAGGCTTGTGGGGAAGCTGATTACGATTCCAGCAAAAGGCTTCCTCAAACAAGTGATGATCTGGAggagttaaataaaaatgaaaattgcgACTTAGAGGTTCCCAGTCTAAATAGAATTGGCGAACTACAATTTGAGAATTcaaaagatgaagatgaaataATCAAATCCCTGAAAGAAGAG GTCGATtatcttaaaaagaaattggcAGAACTTGAATTGATGTCTGCTAATAGGGATACAGATGGAGTATTGAATGAAG GTATGCCCAAGGAACCCCTGTTAGAAGAGTTGCCTCCCGATCAAGATGATGATTCAATGAGTTTTACTCCTCAGATAAAGTACAAAAAGCTTGCATTTAAG GTTGATACATTTTTTGCTGTTGGATCTCCTCTTGGCGTTTTTCTTGCACTTCGTAATATCCGTATTGGAATTG GAAAAGGGCAAGAATATTGGggtgaagaaaatataaaagaagaaatgccAGCTTGCCGTCAAAtgtttaacatttttcatCCATTTGATCCGGTCGCATACAG aGTAGAGCCACTTGTTTGCAAGGAGTACATGCTTGAACGACCTGTTATTATACCATTCCATAGAGGTGGAAGGAGGTTGCATATTGGATTTCGG GAATTTACTGATAACTTGGCTCTTCGTTCTCAGGCAATGAAGGACAATCTACACACTCTGGGG GTTAAAGTACTCACAATTTGCCAGTCTAGAAAAGCAGATGGTGTACAAG AAGGAGCTGAGGATTTTCAAGGAGGAGAACTGAAGTCTTATGGTGTTGCAATGATGGAGAGATTGACAGGAAGTGAAGGAGGGCGGGTTGATCACATGCTTCAA GATAAAACTTTTGAGCATCCATATCTGCAAGCCATTAAGTCCCATAC AAACTACTGGAGGGATCATGACACTGCTCTTTTCATATTGAAACACTTGTATCGGGATATACCTGAAGATCCCGATACGCCCCCAGAATATACTGAACCCGATTCAAAAGATTGCTGGTACAATCAAAGAGAGAGTATTGAAGAGGAGCTTTCATTAACATTTTCCGATGAGGCTGTGGTAAGGAGCTTCTCAAGGAAagtgaagaaaatgatgaaaaatcaaagataG